GCGTAGGGCCCGTTCTTGTCCCTGAACTCGACGATGCGCTTCGAGAGGGAGGGGCCGATTCCCGGGACCTTCTCGAGGTCGGGGGCCGACGCCGAGTTGACGTCGACCGGATCGACCTTGTCCTTCACCGCCGCTCCGGCCGGTGCCGAGCTCGCGGCCGATGCGAGGCTTCCCGGCGCGCCGAGGACGACGACGCCGATTGCGAGCGCCGCGGCGCTCCGGATCCACAGACTTCTCACCATGACGTGCTCCTCCGGGCGGAGGCGTCGCGCCTCCGCGGATAATGCGCGGGCCGGGCCTCCGCGACGGATGTCGGGAGGGGACCCGCGCCGAC
This region of Acidobacteriota bacterium genomic DNA includes:
- a CDS encoding helix-hairpin-helix domain-containing protein, translating into MVRSLWIRSAAALAIGVVVLGAPGSLASAASSAPAGAAVKDKVDPVDVNSASAPDLEKVPGIGPSLSKRIVEFRDKNGPYATVDDLLKVQGIGEKSLSHLREYLTAAKPQKK